Genomic window (Mya arenaria isolate MELC-2E11 chromosome 16, ASM2691426v1):
ACGTATGATGCATTTATGGGAACTGTAAGCTTAAAAGAAAGTAAGATGATGTTCAGATAGATCTAATACGTTGGTGCAACTAAAACACGAAAATGGTGTTCATGTATAATTCACTCCCGTTCAATAAACTATTAATCGGTTGTTGATGTTTTCTGTTGTACGCTggtatattattataattttttatttcatggcTGTGATAATATTTAGGCGGCACAGATACGATAGATATAAATCGTGCACCTGTGTTGTagtaacattttcatttacaaacaaaattaacaaacattGCACGTTggaagtttttgttttattattatagacATGTTCATTTGATTCTAGGTATTTTCAGtttctgaattaaaaaaaacaacataatcacCCTTTAACAGCAACAGGGTTTAAAGGTACAAGTTCCTGATGCCACAATCCACTGAgtttacaaaatacaacaaacacatacattattGCTGCcattgaatttaaaatcaaaatatcgCTTATCAATAAACGTTTTGATAACCGCATCGAACCAGACACCGAGAACCTGAGTAGCTAGCAAACCGGTAAACGATAGAACGTTAGTCAACTTGGAAAAAGTGTATACCGGCTTAAGATACAACGTGAATTAAATTGGAAATCGGGGCAAAACAGTAAACGATAGAACGTTAGTCAACTTGGAAAAAGTGTGTACCGGCTTAAGTTACAACGTGAATTAAATTGGAAATCGGGGCAAACCAGTAAATTATAGAACTTTAGTCAACTTGGAAAAAGTGTATACCGGCTTAAGATACAACGCGAATTTAATTGGAAATCGGGGCAAACCGGTTAACGACAGCAAGTGTATTGAATTAAAAGTAAACGGTACACTATGAGTCAAGTGAATCAAATTGGAAATCAGCGCAAATAGGTTAACGATAAAACGtgtattaaattaaaagtaaacgGTTCAACATGAGTCAAGTGAATTAAATAGGAAATCGGGGAAAACCGGTTAACGACAGCACGTGTATTAAATTGAAAGTTACCAGTACAACATGAGTCATCATGGGAACGGGGGCAAACCGGTTAACGAGAGCACgtgtattaaattgaaaattaacgGTTTAACATGAGTTTACATGGTAACGGAAGCTAACCGGTTAACGACAGCAcgtgttttaaattgaaagttAACGGTTTAACATGAGTTTACATGGGAACGTGAGCTAACCGGTTAATGGGATCTCAAGATTAAACGTATCAAATAATCGCACAATTAAACCTATAGATTTATAAGGCCTGCAGCAACTTGATAAAATAACACCAAAAACAGCATATAAACGTATTATAAACCTTAAGTACTCAACGACAAGATACAAACAATTGAATTGAATAATAGTAAGTACAGACAGATAAACAGTGCTGACTCCTCTAAGGTACGATACAACCAGAATGGACACCCGTCTAATACAAATCATCTTAGCATAATTTTGAATCTTTGTTCACATATGTGTAATAAAGCTATAATCATAGTACAAAATCAGACAATCTCAACACATGTGTATATCTTTGCACTCAAATGTGTAATAATAGTATGATCGTTGTACAGCAAAATAGcgaaaaataaaagcaataagGAAAACACTATTGTATTAAATTGTATTCAGAAGTTAAGCAAGCAAGTAAGTAAGTACGTAAGTACATTACTAATAATTAAATTTGacatatacatttaacattgatataCAAACATGATATTACGATGATTCGCACATATGTTGACAATACGTTCCGGTACATGAAAATGGGGGCTACATTTTGTACACTACCTCATTCAGGTTTCTACTTGTTGTTGATTGATACAGTATGCCATTCCTATTTTAGCCTAAACGGATTTAAGAAAATTACACGTAAAAGTAACTAACTATATCGGATTAACGTATAGGCCCAATATATATAACGTTTTAAAGGATTGTGCATTATCAATAAAATCTGATCTTTGTATCTTGCACAGGATATTAGAGGAGACTACATTTTCAAAAGGTATATAAATCAAATGGAACtacagcaaaataaaactaaCCAATAACAAAGCATGTTTGATGAAGGATGGTATAACAATGGTGTATAATATAACGAACATTTGTACGATTACATAAAACCTtagtttttacttaaaaaagttaacaataatttGCAATATATGTACAAGTGATTTTCTATAAAAGCATGCATATGTAATGTAATATAGAAACAATACAATACGGCGTATATTTGGGTTATATGTTTTCGTCTATGATCTAGATTAACACTGATGCATTGTCGTACACAGGATCTTCTACAGCAGGTTTCTGCTTTGAGGAAACCTCAATGTCAGCATACTCCGTCCGCATATCATTTCTCCTTGACGGAATTCTGGCGTGAGCTTCCTGTAGGAAATTGATGTCCAACTCGGCGTACGTTAAGCTGTCGTCATTATGTGGttgctgaaatatataacattgtatTACGTTAACAAATGACATAATTAGAAAGTATAAGTATAACCGGTTACGGGTCTCGTAGAAAGATTATcctttcatgtttaaacttgcATGGCATCATATTTGGTAGTAAAGCATGCTAAACCATTACCTTTGAAGATATAAATGTCCGTCACCTTTTAGCATATTGCGCACTGCCTTACTTTTTCCAATCTTGAATGTTCACAATTACGGTAAAACGCAAAGAAGTTGGTTAACTTGCACGTCTTACTTCATCTGGTCAAGCTACTTTTGTGTGATATTTACATCACAGAATAAATCTCTAAGAATACATTGCAAAGTTAAGTGAGTTACCTGTGTTTCAATCCTCTGTGTGGCAGGCTGCCTCTGTACGACTGCATACTGGACACCTTCCGTTCTTATgtgtatgacgtcattttctgaCGAGGTGTCTGTATCTTAAAGTATCATAAATTGCTTTCATTTATAAAGGGCAGTTTGGAGAAATATAGGTTATGATAGCATATAGAGAAATAGAACCAATATAAAACTGGATATGATTCCAAATGACTGTATTTCAAAGTGTAAGTGGCTTTCGGTAAATAATAGCCAATTAATCAATAATGGAACACAAAAAGAGAATTAGCAATGATGCAAATGATCTCGAAAGCGATAAATATtataaagatgtttatttattcaatttttaagtGATACAAATGCAGCACTGACTTTTAATTTggatatgtttatttaatttatgtgaaagttttatgattattatacttatttttttccgGAAATGGATAGTAAAGTTTCATACGGAATAAGTAGATAGTagtataacaaaaacaaagaaaaagatCCACCTTGGCATATGATGGGATTTTCAAAGGGCAAGAAAAGTACCAACGCATGTATGTATTAGTAAACTCAATAAAAAACTTACCGCTGTGATTTTCAACACTGAAAAAGATCGAAACAATTATTTCACGCCTTCTTTTCGTACTTACGCTTCCTTTTAAGACttttataaacacaaatttCGATAGACGAAATTATGTTTTAGCGGAAGAACTGTCCttaataaatttcataatatatcaataatttaagtatAAGTAACTGCGCAACATGTCTCTGAAGTTCTCCATCAATAAATCAAAGTTATAATTAGTACATACATTTCAACTGTGTTGAGTGCGTTGACCTTTTGTCGTTTAAGAAATATCCATCCTGAAACAGATATTCatacatttgaaacatatattatacattttttccaaatagtTTAGTTTGGAGTGTCTATGTagaaagtatttttattttgtgatagTTGTATAATTTGAAAAGATGTATTTAACTGCTTGCTTATGCTAAATACATTTTGCACAAACATTTATATTCCCTTGTTGGCCTTTGACTATAATTCAGTCTTTAAACCTACTTTTAAATATTGTGCTGGTAAACGGACTGTTGTTTCTTTTTCTAaatcaaacaatacaatttaaataaagagtTTGTTCACGCCAGTAAATCTTCTTAAAACTGCACGTTCTGActtatttgcagaaaataacGTTTCACTTCATTGAAAATCCTTACTTCCCATTGCAAACACGATGCAGAGTCCACAGAGAACAACTGTTCCAATTAAAAAGTTCTTGACAGAAAATCGGAATATTGGAGAAAATGTCTGATTGTCATTGTCCTGGCATTGCATTCCTGCATTAGAAtttttcatatcattaaaaatatcgaagacatttcatttattgtatagTAATAGATAAACAACTAACCATATTTTTGGGAAGACGTTACTAAGGGGAAGACGTTACTATAGGGAAGACGTTACTAATGTTATTAGCACTTGTGTCCATcccatttgttttttatatactctatatcattgttgtaaaaCCCTattatattgaaagaaaaaaggcaataaaatatgttaatatcacTTACCATCTGTCCTTGAGCTTAAAACGGTCAAGGAATTTATCAGATGCTCTTCTGATTTCCAAGCTGTGCAAGTGTAAGTATTTTCCACTTCTCCTGTATAATTGAGTCTTAACAGGCATTCCCCTGTTTTATTACAATACTTTATAACAGTGCTATTTTCATCTTCCCAGCGTAGCGTCCATTGCTCTTTAGCATTGCAGCCatccaaaatacattttactgtCAATGTAGTTTTCGGACATAAATTAACATGTGATGTCGTGTTCAAACTAAGAGTCGGACAATCTGAAATGTTGTGTAGCAATTGTTGAGAAACTAGTTATCACACCTAATAGAAAACAATAGATATTTGCATATTGTAAGGTTTCTATAATCCTATCCCAGAAACATGTTGATAAATCACCTTTAAGAAAAGATATGATAAATAAAGTACGTTTCGGAAGATAGATCCTGTGGAAAATGGTACACAGACATAGCAGTCTCGGTTTGAGAGTGAGAACGAAATtctacaattaaataaaatcgaGTACGTAcctgaaaataacattttatagtCTTTATATAAATGCGATGGGAAGTGGTTACATTTTGTTGCACATGTAATTGTTACCCCACCAATGTCTTCAGTGACAGTGTAAAGCACGTTGGACACAGAAAGGTAACTCCCTTTTTCACCATTCGTCCAGTTGTTGCTATGAACGACTGTTATATTATCGTTGTCGCTTGACCATTCAATTCTGCAAGGCGGATTGGATTCATTCGTTTCACAAGACATGTTTAAGTATCTGACtgaaacattgttgttatatttcagtattttgttTACGGATATGAAAATGTCCGAAGGCGGATCTGTAAACAGAAGTATAAAAGTGTTTGagtttaaaatctaaaatatatcgattatttttcaatgataCGAACTCACACACACCAATaatacaatcatttaatatgggaaatgaagttatattaaatgtgttttccttatcatttttttaacttttaacaataCGCTTGTTTAAAACAATCCTTCTGAGTTATACTTACATTTTATACTGATATATTTGCATACTGACACATCTTTGAAACCAAAATCATCTTTGCTTTGCCTTTTGCAACACATATCTTTTCCATTCCACGTTTTATAAGTCTTTGTCCTCTTTGCCCGACTTATAAACATATTAGAAGATGTATTGTATGAATCAGTTTGTTGAACATCAGCTAGAAATACTTTGCCAACGTGTATTTCTATTGCCGGAGCTGGGAAAGCATTGCGCACTTCACATACGGCTGTTGAGTTTTCTCCAACAACGAATTCGGGAACTGTTAGCTCGGGCGGGCTTCCTTCCTCTGGAAttgaaacacaatatttaaacagcATTCAATATCATTCCAGATGCAATACGTTATACCTCTACTAAAAAACCATTATGTCATGTCATTATGTATCTCCTATTTGCTTACCCACGTTACATAGAATGCCGTGCACTTCGTAAGGTGTTTCAAGGGCTGCATATGAAACAAGGCATGTCACATTCCGTCTCGACAGTCCAGCCATATGTTTATGGATGTTATGCAACCGGTACGACCCTTTGTTTACTTTGCTTTCAGCAAGAACAAATGAATCCTGGCCAATTAAAAGTACAACTTGTACTGGTTCGGTTCTATTGTCAGTTATGCAATACACGTCAGAGCCACCATAAACATGAATGCATTCTGTTGTTTTAAAGTCAAGGGACATTGGACCGAGTATTGGGTGGCTCGGTTGCTCTGAAAAGGAACATAActcatttaaatcatttgacatattgcatatcatttaaaactacAAACGGAAAGGTTTTTTACATTGCTGCTTTTGCACCAATTATCATGATCATATATTACTTTTCTAACACTTATA
Coding sequences:
- the LOC128221791 gene encoding uncharacterized protein LOC128221791 — protein: MSNNRYVSMHISSWYHASVMDRCCLLTLIFDLGLFGFACAAGNQYGTVSVVGPAFVNREVTLKMIPFFPWGCDVEWRCIREGSTTFQTMTGTKVERYSEDGSFFFKWIASIEYENADFYAVCSTNTSIGTSMVSLNMKDIDGKCGALVQLSPVVRGANVELGYFPADFYIQRQTYNTRTWKKNINEIQLRNGSYEEDKISEYFYKLTVFNFDETDEGTYILECNQGGHTESVHLNMQEQPSHPILGPMSLDFKTTECIHVYGGSDVYCITDNRTEPVQVVLLIGQDSFVLAESKVNKGSYRLHNIHKHMAGLSRRNVTCLVSYAALETPYEVHGILCNVEEGSPPELTVPEFVVGENSTAVCEVRNAFPAPAIEIHVGKVFLADVQQTDSYNTSSNMFISRAKRTKTYKTWNGKDMCCKRQSKDDFGFKDVSVCKYISIKYPPSDIFISVNKILKYNNNVSVRYLNMSCETNESNPPCRIEWSSDNDNITVVHSNNWTNGEKGSYLSVSNVLYTVTEDIGGVTITCATKCNHFPSHLYKDYKMLFSDCPTLSLNTTSHVNLCPKTTLTVKCILDGCNAKEQWTLRWEDENSTVIKYCNKTGECLLRLNYTGEVENTYTCTAWKSEEHLINSLTVLSSRTDGMQCQDNDNQTFSPIFRFSVKNFLIGTVVLCGLCIVFAMGRWIFLKRQKVNALNTVEIVENHSDTDTSSENDVIHIRTEGVQYAVVQRQPATQRIETQQPHNDDSLTYAELDINFLQEAHARIPSRRNDMRTEYADIEVSSKQKPAVEDPVYDNASVLI